Genomic DNA from Pseudobacteriovorax antillogorgiicola:
ATGGTTTCTTGAAACGTTCGCCATATCAGCGAAAAGGCTACACGACGATGGCCTAAAGATGATTCGCCAGTTCTCTGTGGAACCCAGTAAACCACGCTTACCAACAATCGTGGTCATGAATTCCAAGATGAAGGCCATCGTTCTCAACCAAGATGGGGTCAGTGGCAAGGATATCCTTAAAGCCGTGACTGAATTAATGGAGGCCAATGAGGAATGAAGATAGCAAGTATTTTATTCCTTGGACTTATGTCTATGTCAGCCTTAGGGACCATAAAACCTAAGGCATTAAATCAGCTTCGTGGTTTAGACGGCCAAACATGGCAATCAAGCAAACAAGATGTTGTGGTCCTGCACTTTCTTGCTTCTTGGTGCCAAGGCTGTGGCCCCACACTGAAACTGCTAGATTCTACAGTTTCGGGGCAACAAGCTAGAATTGTGCCTGTGAGCGTAGATGAGGAGATTCAGCAGGCTCGCGACTATTTTTCCGGCAAGAAGCTTTTAACTCAATACTATAGCAAGGCTTTTTGGGATAAGGATGCCTTGCTGGCTAAACAGCTGAAAATTGAAGCGATTCCAAGTGTCGTTGTTATTGATAGCAATGGCAAGGAAGCGATGCGCCTGGAAGGTCATCCTACAGCTGCACAACTTGGCAAGCTCAAGGGAATCATCGAGAAGGACAATCAATGAAAGTCATAATGCTTTGCGTGGCATTCACCATTTCCGCCTGCAATCATAACAATGTTAAGTATCATAAGGCCAGGCTCCTAGACCCCATGATGGATCCAGAGAAAACTGATACTTTGATGTTGAGCCTCATCGGTGAATCTGGTGTGTGGCTCGAAAAGTCCGTAGAACAAGGGGCCGGCTTAGTGGGTGGGTCCTGCCCCACCTGTGGGGGTTGAATGAAGCTCCTCATCAGTATTATAGC
This window encodes:
- a CDS encoding TlpA family protein disulfide reductase, which gives rise to MKIASILFLGLMSMSALGTIKPKALNQLRGLDGQTWQSSKQDVVVLHFLASWCQGCGPTLKLLDSTVSGQQARIVPVSVDEEIQQARDYFSGKKLLTQYYSKAFWDKDALLAKQLKIEAIPSVVVIDSNGKEAMRLEGHPTAAQLGKLKGIIEKDNQ